From the Verrucomicrobiota bacterium genome, one window contains:
- a CDS encoding sugar phosphate isomerase/epimerase: protein MKLSAVSDSLGHLSYEDAAKASAGLGIAALEICMGNWSGAPHANVRSLLESKEERQKFLAVLERHGLSLAALNCSGNQLHPVDGKRHSEVVYDTVRLAGLLGVDTIVLMSGLPAGGPNDVRPNWITCAWPLENGEILDWQWNERLLPYWRQLAAFGREHGIRKFCIEMHGNQLVYNVPALLQLRNEVGPIVGANLDPSHLFWMGADPLAAVDALGEAIHHVHAKDTFLNEAAMALAGRLETLGHGNVKGRAWNYITLGYGHGAKWWREFCYRLRLNGYDGWLSIEHEDIVLSRVEGLRKSVDLLKQALIDEPSDYSMPAT, encoded by the coding sequence ATGAAACTATCTGCGGTATCCGACAGTCTGGGACATCTTTCCTATGAGGACGCGGCGAAGGCCTCAGCCGGCCTGGGCATCGCGGCCCTGGAGATCTGCATGGGCAACTGGTCCGGGGCTCCTCATGCCAATGTGCGATCTTTGCTGGAGAGCAAGGAGGAACGGCAAAAGTTTCTGGCGGTGTTGGAGCGGCACGGTTTGTCGCTTGCCGCGCTCAATTGCAGCGGCAACCAACTGCACCCGGTTGACGGTAAACGCCACAGCGAAGTTGTGTACGACACCGTTCGGCTCGCGGGGTTGCTGGGCGTCGACACAATCGTGTTGATGTCCGGCCTGCCGGCGGGCGGGCCGAACGACGTGAGACCCAATTGGATCACGTGCGCCTGGCCGCTGGAGAATGGTGAGATTCTTGACTGGCAATGGAACGAGCGGTTGCTGCCTTATTGGCGCCAGCTGGCCGCCTTTGGCCGGGAACACGGCATCAGGAAGTTCTGCATCGAGATGCATGGCAACCAGCTCGTCTACAACGTTCCGGCCCTGCTGCAGTTGCGAAACGAAGTCGGGCCGATCGTCGGGGCGAACCTGGACCCCAGCCACCTTTTCTGGATGGGCGCCGACCCGTTGGCGGCCGTCGATGCGCTCGGCGAGGCCATTCACCATGTGCACGCGAAGGATACTTTCCTGAACGAGGCGGCCATGGCTCTGGCCGGGCGGCTGGAAACCCTCGGACACGGCAACGTCAAGGGGCGGGCGTGGAATTACATCACCCTGGGCTACGGCCACGGCGCCAAATGGTGGCGGGAATTTTGTTACCGTCTCCGGCTCAACGGCTACGACGGGTGGCTGTCGATCGAGCACGAGGATATCGTGCTGTCCCGCGTGGAAGGGCTGCGCAAATCCGTTGACCTGCTCAAGCAGGCGTTGATCGACGAACCGAGCGATTACTCCATGCCTGCGACCTGA
- a CDS encoding ATP-binding cassette domain-containing protein codes for MISVQNLAKHFGPKTAVAGISFEVAKGEVLGFLGPNGAGKSTSMRMITGFLPPTAGKVTVCGFDVAEQPVQARTRIGYLPENAPVYSDMSVHGFLSFCAELRGLFGEAKVRAIDRVVELCFLEKVIHQSVDTLSKGFRHRTCLAQALIHDPEVLILDEPTDGLDPNQKHEVRSLIRRMGKDKAIVFSTHILEEVEAACTKALIIDQGKIVAQGTPEELKARAPQAGTIVLSLRDLDWIRLHAQLKGLPHLEGAELLEQARQHVTVRLRMQGEPFNELMEFAQRQHWKVEYLSVDEGRLDDVFRSLTLPENHKIEAAA; via the coding sequence ATGATCAGCGTACAAAACTTAGCTAAGCATTTCGGTCCGAAAACCGCCGTGGCCGGAATTTCCTTTGAAGTTGCCAAAGGAGAGGTGCTCGGGTTTCTCGGCCCGAACGGTGCAGGCAAATCGACCAGCATGCGGATGATCACCGGTTTTCTCCCACCGACGGCGGGCAAGGTCACGGTCTGCGGATTCGACGTCGCCGAGCAGCCGGTCCAGGCCCGCACCAGGATCGGTTACCTCCCGGAGAACGCGCCCGTCTACAGCGACATGTCCGTGCACGGTTTCCTGAGCTTCTGTGCGGAACTGCGCGGCCTTTTCGGCGAGGCGAAGGTCCGGGCGATCGACCGCGTGGTTGAACTCTGCTTTTTGGAAAAGGTCATTCACCAGAGCGTAGACACCTTATCCAAAGGGTTTCGCCATCGCACCTGCCTGGCCCAGGCGTTGATTCACGATCCGGAAGTGCTCATCCTGGACGAGCCGACCGACGGGCTTGACCCCAATCAGAAACACGAGGTCCGGTCGCTGATCCGGCGCATGGGGAAAGACAAAGCGATCGTTTTTTCCACCCACATCCTTGAAGAGGTTGAAGCCGCGTGCACCAAAGCGCTGATCATCGACCAGGGAAAAATCGTCGCGCAGGGGACGCCGGAGGAGTTGAAGGCGCGGGCGCCCCAGGCGGGAACCATCGTCCTGAGCTTGCGGGACCTGGATTGGATCAGGCTGCACGCACAGCTCAAGGGTTTGCCGCACCTGGAAGGCGCGGAACTCCTGGAGCAGGCACGGCAGCACGTGACCGTGCGCCTTCGGATGCAAGGCGAACCTTTCAACGAGCTCATGGAATTTGCTCAGCGCCAGCATTGGAAAGTTGAATACCTCTCCGTCGATGAAGGCAGGCTCGATGACGTGTTCCGTTCCCTGACGCTGCCTGAAAACCACAAGATCGAAGCCGCGGCATGA
- a CDS encoding ABC transporter permease, translated as MKTSWTIAKRELGAYFASPVAYVFIVIFLLLAGFFTFNVGRFFERGIADLLPFFVWHPWLYLFLVPAAGMRLWSEELRLGTLELLFTMPVAPWQAILGKFFASWTFLLIALVLTFPLVVTVAYLGHPDLGPVFTGYLGSFLIAGAFLAISSFTSSLTRNQVVSFILSLVVCLFLILCGWPPVTDVVVTWAPAWVVDALASLGVMTHFDAFQHGVIDSRDLIFFASLIIFFLFATAVVLRVRRA; from the coding sequence ATGAAAACCAGTTGGACCATCGCCAAGCGCGAACTCGGCGCCTACTTCGCGTCGCCGGTCGCCTACGTATTCATCGTCATTTTCCTGCTGTTGGCAGGGTTCTTCACCTTCAACGTGGGCCGGTTTTTCGAGCGTGGAATCGCCGACCTGCTGCCGTTCTTCGTGTGGCACCCGTGGCTGTACCTGTTCCTGGTGCCTGCGGCCGGCATGCGCCTGTGGTCGGAGGAACTCCGGCTCGGCACGCTCGAACTCCTCTTCACCATGCCCGTCGCCCCCTGGCAGGCAATCCTGGGCAAATTCTTCGCCAGCTGGACATTTCTGCTGATCGCCTTGGTTTTGACCTTCCCGCTGGTCGTCACGGTTGCCTACCTGGGGCACCCGGACCTCGGGCCGGTGTTCACGGGCTATTTGGGCAGCTTCCTTATTGCCGGTGCGTTTCTGGCAATCAGCTCTTTTACCTCCTCACTCACCCGTAACCAGGTGGTCAGCTTCATTCTATCCCTGGTCGTGTGCCTTTTCCTGATTCTCTGCGGCTGGCCGCCGGTGACTGACGTCGTCGTCACCTGGGCGCCCGCCTGGGTGGTTGACGCGCTGGCCAGCCTCGGCGTCATGACGCACTTCGACGCCTTCCAGCATGGGGTGATCGATTCGCGCGACCTGATTTTCTTCGCGTCGCTGATCATCTTTTTCCTGTTCGCAACCGCCGTTGTCCTGCGGGTGCGCCGCGCCTAG
- a CDS encoding transglutaminase family protein, translating into MRYRVKAELNYGLKGPCSFLFNVAALQNRFQHVTAESLHVEGGEVPTEFAFNGGRFHRTKSKEPKLRLEYQATVALEPEIEKNLDLPVRTLAELPEDVLVYLFPSRYCQSDSLLRFAQSEFMGNQLTGFQQVTHVCNWIYEKVAYQRGATSSITSAFDTVTERQGVCRDFAHLAIALCRALGVPARFVSAYAYGLNPPDFHAVFEAYLGNRWYLFDATRLSPQSSFVRVGIGRDAADTSFCTFFGPAAFEGMKVTMETDGDAKPQFVTQPISASD; encoded by the coding sequence ATGCGTTATCGGGTCAAAGCAGAGTTAAATTACGGGCTAAAGGGGCCCTGCTCTTTCCTTTTCAACGTGGCAGCGTTGCAAAACCGTTTCCAGCACGTCACTGCGGAGAGTCTCCATGTGGAAGGGGGCGAGGTGCCGACGGAGTTTGCGTTCAACGGGGGGCGGTTTCATCGAACTAAAAGCAAGGAACCGAAGCTGCGGCTCGAATATCAGGCCACCGTGGCGTTGGAACCTGAAATCGAAAAGAACCTGGATTTGCCGGTGCGAACCCTGGCAGAGCTGCCGGAGGACGTCCTGGTGTACCTGTTTCCCAGCCGTTACTGCCAATCGGACAGCCTGCTGCGCTTCGCTCAATCGGAGTTCATGGGAAACCAATTGACCGGCTTTCAGCAGGTGACCCACGTCTGTAACTGGATTTACGAAAAGGTGGCCTACCAGCGGGGGGCAACCTCGTCGATCACGTCGGCTTTCGACACGGTAACGGAGCGCCAGGGCGTCTGCCGCGACTTTGCGCACCTGGCGATCGCCCTCTGCCGGGCGCTCGGCGTCCCGGCCCGTTTTGTGAGCGCGTACGCCTATGGGCTTAACCCGCCTGATTTCCACGCAGTTTTTGAAGCTTACCTCGGCAATCGCTGGTACCTGTTTGATGCGACCCGGCTCTCGCCGCAGTCGAGCTTCGTCAGAGTCGGCATAGGGCGTGATGCGGCCGATACTTCTTTTTGCACGTTTTTTGGTCCGGCGGCCTTCGAGGGCATGAAGGTCACAATGGAAACGGACGGGGACGCCAAACCGCAATTCGTTACCCAGCCGATCTCAGCCTCGGATTAG
- a CDS encoding Gldg family protein, whose protein sequence is MMKPFEKWIYSLAGVVALLIILLGINVLANLFKVRSDITSNHLYTLSPGTKRILSKIDTPVEIRFYYSRDNAAMPVPLRTYAQQVEDLLDEYQQAGRGKIKVTKLDPKPDSDAEDSANLDGIQGQNLGLGDKVYLGIAVSCLDAKTALPFLSPDRENLLEYDLSRAIAGVINPKKAIIGVMSALPVTGRQSSPMMMLQRQAAERPYVFVTELKENFDVRDVPLTAAKIDDDISVLVVDYPKGISPQTEFAIDQYLLRGGKLIALLDPLSFIDAQTSGQNPMMGGGPTSASLDTLLKAWGLKFSADQVVLDPLFATQVQRDTGVLADATILSVGADGLNKNDPLGAATNDLLVPFVGAFSGTPAEGLHEEVLVKTSPQAGLVSAMSAQMGGAEGARKEYKPGNQSLALAVRLTGRFKTAFPNGRPAASKTDEQSGAAAPSLSPPPPGETLKEAKADSVVILVGDSDFAYDGIAGRTQQLMNQTVFVPSNGNLNFIESAVEQLAGDANLIGIRSRASASRPFTVVNKMEAAAEQRYQSKIDELENNLSATREKLSDLQTGKQSDQKTVLSPEQQAEIKKFQENEAKINRELKQVRKDLRQEIDSLQDFIKWIDIAAMPAVVTLAGLSLALWERRKRAAR, encoded by the coding sequence ATGATGAAGCCGTTTGAAAAGTGGATCTATTCTCTAGCCGGTGTGGTTGCCCTATTGATAATTCTGCTCGGTATCAATGTTCTGGCCAACCTATTCAAAGTACGTTCGGACATAACTTCTAACCATCTCTATACTTTATCGCCCGGCACCAAGAGAATTCTGAGCAAAATTGATACACCGGTGGAGATCCGGTTCTATTATAGCCGCGATAACGCCGCCATGCCGGTCCCGTTGCGCACGTACGCCCAGCAGGTTGAAGATTTGCTGGACGAATACCAGCAAGCCGGGCGCGGCAAAATCAAGGTCACGAAACTGGATCCGAAGCCGGATTCAGACGCGGAGGATTCGGCCAACCTGGATGGCATCCAAGGGCAAAACCTCGGGTTGGGCGACAAGGTCTATCTCGGGATCGCCGTCAGTTGCCTGGATGCGAAAACAGCGTTGCCTTTCCTGAGTCCTGACCGGGAGAACCTGCTCGAGTATGACCTTTCGCGGGCGATCGCGGGCGTGATCAATCCGAAGAAGGCGATTATCGGCGTGATGAGTGCGCTGCCGGTGACGGGGCGCCAGAGCAGCCCGATGATGATGCTGCAGCGGCAGGCAGCCGAGCGGCCCTATGTGTTCGTGACCGAGTTGAAGGAGAACTTCGACGTGCGTGACGTCCCGTTGACGGCGGCAAAAATCGACGATGACATTTCGGTGTTGGTGGTTGACTACCCGAAGGGCATCAGCCCCCAGACGGAGTTTGCGATCGACCAGTATCTGTTGCGTGGAGGCAAGCTGATCGCCTTGCTGGATCCGCTGTCTTTCATCGACGCCCAAACCAGCGGCCAGAATCCGATGATGGGTGGGGGACCGACCTCTGCCTCACTGGACACATTGCTCAAAGCGTGGGGATTAAAATTCAGCGCCGACCAAGTCGTGCTTGATCCGTTGTTCGCCACTCAGGTACAACGTGATACCGGCGTGTTGGCAGATGCGACCATTCTATCGGTAGGTGCGGACGGTCTGAACAAGAACGATCCGCTCGGCGCGGCCACCAACGATCTGTTGGTGCCGTTTGTCGGCGCTTTCAGCGGTACCCCGGCAGAAGGTCTGCACGAAGAGGTGCTGGTCAAGACGTCGCCGCAAGCCGGCCTGGTGAGCGCCATGTCGGCGCAGATGGGTGGGGCGGAAGGCGCCCGCAAAGAATATAAACCGGGCAACCAGTCCCTTGCGCTCGCCGTGCGCCTCACGGGCCGGTTTAAGACCGCGTTTCCGAACGGACGGCCGGCTGCCTCCAAGACCGATGAGCAGTCCGGCGCCGCTGCGCCTTCACTGTCGCCGCCACCGCCCGGAGAAACGCTCAAGGAGGCGAAAGCCGACAGCGTCGTGATCCTCGTAGGTGACAGCGATTTCGCTTATGACGGAATTGCCGGGCGGACCCAGCAGCTGATGAATCAGACCGTTTTCGTGCCTTCGAACGGCAACCTAAACTTTATCGAAAGCGCAGTCGAGCAGCTCGCGGGTGATGCCAACCTGATCGGGATCCGCAGCCGTGCATCCGCCAGCCGGCCGTTCACGGTGGTGAACAAGATGGAAGCGGCGGCCGAACAACGTTACCAGAGCAAGATCGACGAACTGGAAAACAATCTTTCCGCCACGCGCGAGAAGCTTTCCGATCTCCAGACCGGTAAACAATCAGACCAGAAAACCGTGCTCTCACCGGAGCAACAGGCTGAGATCAAAAAATTCCAGGAGAACGAGGCCAAAATCAACCGTGAGTTGAAACAGGTTCGCAAGGACCTCCGCCAGGAAATTGATTCTCTGCAAGACTTCATCAAATGGATCGATATCGCCGCCATGCCCGCGGTAGTGACTTTGGCCGGGCTGAGTCTGGCCTTATGGGAACGCCGCAAAAGGGCAGCTAGATGA
- a CDS encoding DUF3597 domain-containing protein: MGMFHDLMNNIFKHASAGNPGAQTPAAPAASTPAAPTPGPSSQTSPEPAAAGSGETAPGTTSAQNPAPAPAVPASVDVGAVLDDLAAKNPEQLDWKRSIVDLLKLVGMDSSLGARKKLAAELHYPGDTNDSAQMNVWLHKEVLKQLAQNGGKLPPGLLDY, translated from the coding sequence ATGGGAATGTTCCACGACCTGATGAACAACATTTTTAAGCACGCGTCGGCCGGCAACCCGGGCGCCCAGACGCCGGCGGCACCCGCCGCCTCCACCCCGGCAGCGCCGACGCCTGGTCCCTCATCCCAGACCAGCCCGGAGCCAGCCGCCGCCGGCTCCGGCGAAACCGCCCCCGGAACAACTTCCGCCCAGAACCCGGCTCCGGCGCCCGCGGTTCCAGCTTCGGTGGACGTGGGTGCGGTCCTGGATGATCTGGCCGCAAAGAACCCGGAACAACTCGACTGGAAGCGTTCCATCGTCGACCTGCTTAAACTCGTCGGCATGGACAGCAGCCTGGGCGCCCGAAAAAAGCTGGCCGCGGAGCTGCATTATCCGGGCGACACGAACGACTCTGCCCAGATGAACGTCTGGCTCCACAAGGAAGTTCTCAAGCAGCTGGCTCAAAACGGCGGTAAACTTCCGCCCGGGCTTTTGGACTACTGA